The proteins below are encoded in one region of Methanofollis aquaemaris:
- a CDS encoding hemolysin family protein: protein MSYLIEVALIVILIVLNGIFAMSEFAIVSARKARLHQRAEKGDAGAATALALAESPTSFLSTIQIGITLVGILAGAFGGATVAAGVAPFFQEIPALAPYSQALSITLVVLVITYLTLIFGELVPKRIALNSAEEIASMVARPMHVLSFVATPIVFVLSRSTEAVLRVMRVKDAAEPPVTEEEIKIMLEEGAEAGVFERSELSMVEGVFALDDRRVESLMTPRPHVVALDLDDPDKENLRKMILSGRSRFPVFEGDQDNIVGMVSVKNVLARMEEGASPAIRAAMTEPFFVPEGLQVLKLIESFKETGLNIALVTDEYGSVQGLVTLHDVLEAIVGDVRTLRERAEVSVVVREDGSWLIDGSTDVENIKEILSVEVFPGEDEGRYHSLAGLIMYVLERVPRTGDSIEVGDLRYEVVDMDGNRVDKVLVTRVAADRTET, encoded by the coding sequence ATGTCATATCTCATTGAGGTTGCTCTTATCGTCATTCTGATCGTGCTCAACGGCATTTTTGCGATGTCTGAATTTGCCATTGTCTCGGCCAGGAAGGCTCGCCTTCATCAGCGTGCGGAAAAAGGGGATGCCGGGGCGGCAACAGCGCTTGCCCTTGCGGAGAGCCCGACGTCGTTCCTCTCGACGATCCAGATCGGTATCACCCTGGTGGGAATCCTTGCCGGCGCCTTTGGTGGCGCGACGGTTGCTGCGGGAGTCGCACCTTTCTTTCAAGAGATTCCGGCCCTGGCACCATACAGTCAGGCGCTGAGCATCACGCTGGTGGTCCTGGTCATCACCTATCTGACCTTGATCTTTGGAGAACTCGTTCCCAAACGTATCGCCCTCAACAGTGCGGAGGAGATCGCATCAATGGTCGCGCGGCCGATGCACGTTCTTTCGTTCGTCGCGACTCCGATCGTGTTCGTCCTCAGTCGTTCGACTGAGGCCGTGCTCAGGGTCATGAGGGTCAAAGATGCGGCAGAGCCGCCGGTCACCGAAGAGGAGATCAAGATCATGCTTGAGGAGGGGGCCGAGGCCGGTGTCTTTGAGCGATCTGAGTTGAGTATGGTAGAAGGTGTGTTTGCTCTTGATGATCGCCGGGTTGAGTCCTTGATGACGCCTCGTCCCCATGTCGTTGCGCTCGATCTCGATGACCCTGATAAAGAAAATCTGAGAAAGATGATCCTGAGCGGCCGCTCCAGGTTCCCGGTGTTTGAGGGAGATCAGGACAACATCGTTGGTATGGTCTCGGTAAAGAATGTCCTGGCAAGGATGGAGGAAGGCGCTTCGCCCGCGATCAGGGCCGCCATGACAGAGCCCTTCTTTGTTCCTGAGGGCCTTCAGGTCCTGAAACTGATCGAGTCGTTCAAAGAAACCGGGCTGAATATTGCGCTGGTCACTGATGAATACGGGAGTGTCCAGGGTCTTGTAACGCTCCATGATGTGCTGGAAGCAATTGTGGGAGATGTCCGTACCCTCAGAGAGCGTGCCGAGGTATCGGTGGTCGTCCGTGAGGACGGTTCGTGGCTGATTGACGGGAGCACCGACGTTGAGAATATCAAGGAGATCCTGTCTGTGGAGGTCTTTCCAGGAGAAGATGAGGGGCGGTACCATTCCCTTGCCGGGTTGATCATGTATGTCCTGGAGCGGGTACCCAGAACCGGCGACTCTATCGAGGTGGGCGATCTGCGGTACGAGGTGGTGGATATGGACGGCAACCGGGTGGACAAGGTGCTGGTCACGCGGGTTGCTGCAGACCGTACCGAAACATAG
- a CDS encoding OBG GTPase family GTP-binding protein, which translates to MSGLEDQIKEIEDEIQRTSYNKATSKHIGRLKAKVAKIREEAVQRAMNSAGGGEGYSVKKSGDGTVVLVGFPSVGKSTLLNRLTGKDSEVAAYAFTTLTVVPGVLEHKGAKIQVLDIPGLIAGAAMGKGRGKEVIAVVRSADLILILGDVYNGKHVDVLMKELHDAGIRINKPKPDITIKKASNGGIRLNYVGEEALEIEEVRSILAENKVNNADVLIRGNVTQDDFIDAMIGNRVYVPAFVAINKVDLVDEEMRAEVKETVTERFGDEPYMISAHSGYNIEVLKDAIYENLGFMRVYMKPLGGPADLEEPLIVRSGSTIEDVCRRLHRDFVDKFRYAKIWGKSVKHDAQRVGLQHAIADEDIVTIVTRF; encoded by the coding sequence ATGAGTGGTCTTGAAGATCAGATCAAAGAGATCGAGGATGAGATCCAGCGGACGTCCTACAACAAGGCCACCTCCAAGCACATCGGTCGCCTGAAGGCGAAAGTCGCCAAGATTCGGGAGGAAGCTGTCCAGCGGGCGATGAATTCGGCCGGAGGCGGCGAAGGTTATTCTGTCAAGAAGTCAGGGGACGGGACGGTCGTCCTCGTCGGCTTCCCGTCGGTAGGGAAGTCCACCCTCCTCAACCGGCTCACCGGCAAGGACAGCGAGGTTGCGGCCTACGCCTTCACCACCCTCACCGTCGTGCCGGGTGTCCTCGAACACAAGGGTGCGAAGATCCAGGTTCTTGATATCCCCGGCCTCATCGCCGGCGCGGCGATGGGGAAAGGGCGGGGCAAGGAGGTGATCGCCGTCGTGCGGAGCGCCGACCTGATCCTGATCCTCGGGGATGTCTACAATGGCAAGCACGTCGATGTCCTGATGAAAGAACTCCACGACGCCGGCATCAGGATCAACAAGCCAAAGCCCGACATCACTATCAAGAAGGCCTCGAACGGCGGTATCAGGCTCAACTATGTCGGGGAAGAGGCGCTCGAGATCGAAGAGGTCCGTTCGATCCTCGCCGAGAACAAGGTCAACAATGCCGATGTTCTCATCCGCGGCAATGTCACGCAGGACGACTTCATCGACGCCATGATCGGCAACCGGGTCTATGTCCCGGCATTTGTCGCCATCAACAAGGTCGACCTCGTCGATGAAGAGATGAGAGCAGAGGTCAAGGAAACGGTCACCGAGCGCTTCGGTGATGAACCCTATATGATCTCGGCCCACTCAGGCTACAATATCGAGGTTCTCAAGGACGCGATCTACGAGAACCTGGGGTTCATGCGGGTCTACATGAAACCGCTCGGCGGACCTGCCGATCTGGAGGAGCCGCTGATTGTCAGGAGCGGCTCGACAATCGAGGATGTCTGCCGCCGTCTCCACCGGGACTTTGTCGACAAGTTCAGGTATGCCAAGATCTGGGGCAAATCGGTGAAGCACGACGCCCAGCGTGTTGGTCTCCAGCACGCCATCGCCGACGAGGACATCGTGACGATCGTCACGAGGTTCTGA
- a CDS encoding tRNA (guanine(10)-N(2))-dimethyltransferase, whose amino-acid sequence MERVRVTEGKTSFFAPVQDKNTQFPPGSAPIFYNPRMEANRDATVLFLSAVGPSEYLDAMGATGVRGLRIANETGTHATINDIDPSAAAEIRANVRDLGLDAEVTCQDANALMSSRRFDCVDLDPFGTPAPFTDSGCRSARRFLCITATDTAPLCGAHLKAGMRRYWARPMNTEYHGEVGLRVLLGFAARQMVKYDRGVRPLFCFAHEHFIRLHLRVVPRVSAAEQTRGRIGYILQCPHCFFRAEQAGMFPESRTCPRCGEALSPVGPLWLGAINDPGLLEDLEARLPTMGLGTAAYLGRLLPLLRAELPTSSFYDYHRVAKRLRTSPPAMDVMLQRVQDAGYAATRTHYVGTGVKTEAPLEVIEAAVKGEGE is encoded by the coding sequence ATGGAAAGAGTACGGGTCACCGAGGGGAAGACGTCATTTTTTGCACCGGTCCAGGATAAGAACACCCAGTTCCCCCCCGGTTCGGCCCCCATATTTTATAACCCACGGATGGAGGCGAACCGCGACGCCACCGTCCTCTTCCTCTCGGCGGTCGGTCCTTCCGAATACCTCGATGCGATGGGGGCGACCGGCGTGCGCGGGCTGCGGATCGCGAACGAGACCGGGACCCACGCCACCATCAACGACATCGACCCCTCGGCCGCGGCCGAGATCAGGGCCAATGTCAGAGACCTGGGCCTCGACGCCGAGGTGACCTGCCAGGACGCCAACGCCCTGATGAGCAGTCGCCGTTTCGACTGCGTGGACCTCGACCCCTTCGGGACGCCGGCGCCCTTCACCGACTCGGGGTGCCGGAGCGCCAGACGGTTCCTCTGCATCACCGCCACCGACACCGCCCCGCTCTGCGGCGCCCATCTCAAGGCCGGGATGCGCCGGTACTGGGCGCGGCCGATGAACACCGAGTACCACGGCGAGGTGGGGCTGCGGGTGCTCCTCGGGTTTGCGGCGCGCCAGATGGTCAAGTACGACCGGGGGGTGAGGCCCCTCTTCTGCTTCGCCCACGAGCACTTCATCCGCCTCCACCTCAGGGTGGTGCCCAGGGTCAGCGCCGCCGAGCAAACCCGCGGCCGGATCGGGTATATTCTCCAGTGCCCGCACTGTTTCTTCCGCGCCGAGCAGGCCGGGATGTTCCCGGAAAGCCGGACCTGCCCGCGCTGTGGGGAGGCCCTCAGTCCGGTCGGCCCCCTCTGGCTCGGGGCGATCAACGACCCCGGCCTCCTCGAAGACCTGGAAGCCCGTCTCCCGACGATGGGTCTGGGCACGGCCGCCTATCTCGGCCGCCTCCTCCCTCTCCTCAGGGCCGAACTCCCGACCTCCTCCTTCTACGACTACCACCGGGTGGCCAAGCGGCTGCGGACCTCTCCACCGGCGATGGACGTGATGCTCCAGCGGGTGCAGGACGCTGGGTATGCGGCGACGCGAACCCACTATGTCGGGACCGGGGTGAAGACCGAGGCGCCGCTCGAAGTGATCGAGGCGGCGGTGAAGGGAGAGGGAGAGTAA
- a CDS encoding DUF3160 domain-containing protein, whose amino-acid sequence MHRILPALVLGAALLIAGCATVDDASPPAPTVEGAAAENDTDFAHSYTLKPLEVTPSAPQYALPLDPGTVTNWEEVVAALSLGEEEQALLKEHGFVVAAYPFGDQDEIVGPYRTLGEHDVPLFLSSDTLLHLYHAQFDDTLRRVEEREFFDDLRALDVALLNASEKAYRQSSGEAKEAARLNMGYYAVAATLLAPDAEQVGDGFDPEDVKRYHVDVPAPVRDEVEAELALIDRQAGLTPSPLFSYTEDYTQYRPRGHYTQSERLKNYFQAMMWHGRMPFLLNATRQVPEEEARIQTAAAARTAALLADDPDLMEHWDRVYEVTAFYVGYADDLGPEEYIAAMERLFGGAKQDLTPDEVDALRQELRTLDPPAIYSGTGYQNVGSPEEARKALNATMGFRFMGQRFVPDSYFFSELVYPYTGEFTGAGEPFTLVGGYRSVPTGLDVMALLGSEQARTLLDRGEDSAYAKYDPAYGRLEAELAALNESAWRQNLYWGWLYSLRPLLVEFGEGYPTFMQTSAWQEKELTTSLASWTELRHDTILYAKQSYTFGKGPATSPEKPEIPGYVEPVPEAYHRLGALNAMTADGLFDLDVLDPAAQRRLRDLGDVIDRFTDLSVKELEGVPLTADDHAFIRDAAETLDDLVINLEARTTLVADVHSDPYEKIVLEEGVGPVDLIVVACPEPDGAVTLCAGPVLSYYEFTHPLDDRLTDEAWREMLREAPPTRPWWTGEYAVVA is encoded by the coding sequence ATGCACCGAATACTCCCGGCTCTTGTCCTCGGCGCGGCCCTCCTGATCGCGGGGTGCGCCACCGTAGACGACGCATCGCCTCCTGCACCCACAGTCGAGGGTGCGGCGGCGGAGAATGATACCGACTTTGCCCATTCGTATACCCTCAAGCCCCTTGAGGTCACGCCGTCGGCACCGCAGTACGCCCTTCCCCTCGACCCCGGCACTGTCACGAACTGGGAGGAGGTCGTCGCCGCCCTCTCCCTCGGCGAGGAGGAACAGGCCCTCCTCAAGGAGCACGGCTTCGTCGTCGCCGCCTATCCCTTCGGCGACCAGGACGAGATCGTCGGGCCGTACAGGACCCTCGGCGAGCATGACGTCCCGCTCTTCCTCTCCTCCGACACTCTTCTCCACCTCTACCATGCCCAGTTCGACGACACTCTGCGCCGCGTCGAGGAACGCGAGTTCTTCGACGACCTCCGGGCCCTCGACGTCGCCCTCCTCAACGCTTCCGAGAAAGCCTATCGACAGAGTTCGGGGGAGGCGAAGGAGGCGGCCAGGCTGAACATGGGCTATTATGCCGTGGCCGCGACGCTCCTCGCGCCCGACGCCGAACAGGTCGGCGACGGCTTCGACCCTGAGGACGTCAAACGCTATCATGTCGACGTCCCGGCACCGGTCCGCGACGAGGTCGAGGCCGAACTCGCCCTCATCGACCGGCAGGCCGGGCTTACCCCCTCGCCCCTCTTCTCGTACACCGAGGACTACACCCAGTACCGCCCGCGCGGCCACTACACTCAATCGGAAAGACTCAAAAATTATTTCCAGGCGATGATGTGGCACGGGCGGATGCCCTTCCTTCTCAACGCCACCCGGCAGGTTCCCGAGGAGGAGGCGCGCATCCAGACCGCGGCCGCCGCCAGGACCGCGGCGCTCCTCGCCGACGACCCCGACCTGATGGAACACTGGGACCGGGTCTACGAGGTCACCGCCTTCTATGTCGGCTACGCAGACGACCTCGGACCGGAGGAGTATATCGCCGCGATGGAGCGCCTCTTCGGTGGGGCGAAGCAGGACCTCACTCCCGACGAAGTCGATGCCCTCAGGCAGGAACTCCGGACCCTTGACCCGCCGGCGATCTACAGCGGGACCGGTTACCAGAATGTGGGCTCCCCTGAAGAGGCGAGAAAGGCGCTCAACGCCACCATGGGCTTCAGGTTCATGGGCCAGCGTTTTGTCCCCGACTCCTACTTCTTCTCCGAACTCGTCTACCCGTACACCGGCGAGTTCACCGGGGCCGGCGAACCCTTCACGCTCGTCGGAGGTTATCGGAGCGTTCCGACCGGCCTGGACGTGATGGCCCTCCTCGGCTCGGAACAGGCCCGCACCCTCCTGGACCGTGGCGAAGACAGCGCCTATGCAAAGTATGATCCGGCCTATGGCAGACTTGAGGCCGAACTCGCCGCGCTCAACGAGAGCGCGTGGCGCCAGAACCTCTACTGGGGCTGGCTGTACTCGCTCCGCCCCCTCCTCGTCGAGTTCGGGGAGGGTTACCCGACCTTCATGCAGACCTCCGCCTGGCAGGAGAAAGAACTCACCACGTCGCTCGCCTCCTGGACCGAACTCCGCCACGACACCATCCTCTATGCCAAGCAGAGTTATACGTTCGGCAAAGGGCCTGCCACCTCGCCCGAGAAACCCGAGATCCCTGGCTATGTCGAACCGGTACCCGAGGCCTACCACCGCCTCGGGGCCCTCAACGCCATGACCGCCGACGGGCTCTTCGACCTCGACGTCCTTGACCCCGCCGCGCAGCGGCGGCTCAGAGATCTCGGCGACGTCATCGATCGGTTCACCGACCTCTCGGTGAAAGAACTCGAAGGCGTTCCCCTCACCGCCGACGACCACGCCTTCATCAGGGACGCCGCCGAGACTCTCGACGACCTTGTGATCAACCTCGAGGCACGGACGACTCTGGTTGCCGACGTGCATTCTGATCCGTACGAAAAAATCGTCCTGGAGGAGGGCGTGGGTCCTGTCGACCTCATCGTCGTCGCCTGCCCCGAACCCGACGGTGCGGTTACCCTCTGCGCCGGCCCGGTCCTCTCGTACTATGAGTTCACGCACCCGCTCGACGACCGCCTCACCGACGAGGCCTGGCGGGAGATGCTCAGGGAAGCACCCCCGACCAGGCCCTGGTGGACCGGCGAGTACGCGGTGGTGGCGTGA
- a CDS encoding DUF3160 domain-containing protein: protein MHRILPALILGAALLVAGCATVDDASPPAPTPPLKGAAVTDDPGFAGYYPSEPLEVTPSAPQYALPLDPATVTNWDEVVAALSLGPEEQALIREHGFVVAAYPMGPEDDMVRPYKVLGDRNVPLFLSSDTLYHLYHAQFDDTLSRVEESEFFDDLRALDTALLNASEEAYRQASGEAKEAARLNMGYYAVALALLDPSDVDVPAEVRAGVEAELDLIEGQAGLASSPLFSYSEDYSQYRPRGHYTRSEKLNNYFLAMMWHGRMPFLLNATRQVSEEEARVQTAAAARTAAVLADDPDLMARWDRIYEVTAFYVGYSDDAGPREYIAAMERLFGGAKQDLGPEEVEALRQELQGRNPPSIYSGTGYQVVYSPEEARAMLNATQGFRFMGQRLVPDSHVFSEMVYPYVGEFTGTGEPFTMIDGGRNVPTGLDLMALLGSEQARTLLAEGGDSAYADYDAVYSGFEADLAALNESAWRQNLYWGWLNSLRPLLGEFGEGYPTFMQTPAWQEKELTTALASWTELRRDTILYVKQSYTGGGSVSVPPEKPEIPGYVEPVPEAYHRLGALNAMTEEGLSDFGVLDAAAERRLGTLGEVIDRFTALSVKELEGVPLTADDHAFIRDAAETLDDLVSDLEARTTLVADVHSDPYHDLVLEEGVGYVDLIVVACPTADGAATLCAGPVFSYYEFTHPLDDRLTDKAWVEMLRDDPPPRPWWTGEYAVAAHPVTVR from the coding sequence ATGCACCGAATACTCCCAGCCCTTATCCTTGGTGCGGCCCTCCTCGTCGCAGGGTGCGCTACCGTAGACGACGCATCGCCTCCTGCACCCACGCCTCCGCTCAAGGGTGCGGCAGTGACGGATGATCCCGGCTTTGCCGGGTATTATCCGTCCGAGCCCCTGGAGGTCACGCCGTCGGCACCGCAGTACGCCCTCCCCCTCGACCCTGCGACCGTCACGAACTGGGACGAGGTCGTCGCCGCCCTCTCCCTTGGCCCTGAAGAGCAGGCCCTCATCAGGGAGCACGGTTTCGTCGTCGCCGCGTACCCCATGGGGCCCGAAGACGACATGGTCAGGCCGTACAAAGTCCTCGGCGACCGGAACGTCCCGCTCTTCCTCTCCTCTGACACCCTCTACCACCTCTATCATGCCCAGTTCGACGACACCCTCAGCCGGGTCGAGGAGTCCGAGTTCTTCGACGATCTCCGGGCCCTCGACACCGCTCTCCTCAACGCCTCCGAGGAAGCCTATCGGCAGGCTTCGGGCGAGGCGAAGGAGGCGGCCAGACTGAACATGGGCTACTATGCCGTGGCCCTCGCCCTCCTCGACCCTTCAGACGTCGACGTCCCGGCCGAGGTCCGCGCCGGGGTCGAGGCCGAACTCGACCTCATCGAGGGGCAGGCCGGGCTTGCGTCCTCGCCTCTCTTCTCGTACTCCGAGGACTACTCGCAATACCGCCCACGCGGCCACTACACCAGATCGGAAAAACTCAACAATTATTTCCTGGCGATGATGTGGCACGGACGGATGCCCTTCCTCCTCAACGCCACCAGGCAGGTCAGTGAGGAGGAGGCACGCGTCCAGACCGCGGCCGCCGCAAGAACCGCAGCGGTCCTTGCCGACGACCCCGACCTGATGGCGCGCTGGGACCGGATCTACGAGGTCACCGCCTTCTATGTCGGCTACTCCGACGACGCCGGACCGAGAGAATATATCGCCGCGATGGAACGGCTCTTCGGCGGGGCAAAGCAGGATCTCGGCCCCGAAGAGGTCGAGGCCCTCAGGCAGGAACTCCAGGGCCGGAACCCGCCGTCGATCTACAGCGGGACCGGCTACCAGGTTGTCTATTCGCCTGAAGAGGCGAGAGCGATGCTCAACGCCACCCAGGGATTCAGGTTCATGGGCCAGCGTTTGGTCCCTGACTCTCACGTCTTTTCCGAAATGGTCTACCCGTACGTCGGCGAGTTCACCGGGACCGGCGAACCCTTCACCATGATCGACGGCGGCCGGAATGTCCCGACCGGCCTGGACCTGATGGCCCTCCTCGGTTCAGAGCAGGCCCGCACCCTTCTGGCCGAGGGCGGGGACAGTGCCTATGCAGACTATGACGCGGTCTACTCCGGGTTCGAGGCCGATCTCGCCGCGCTCAACGAGAGCGCGTGGCGCCAGAACCTCTACTGGGGCTGGCTGAACTCGCTCCGCCCGCTCCTCGGCGAGTTCGGGGAGGGTTACCCGACCTTCATGCAGACGCCGGCCTGGCAGGAGAAGGAACTCACCACCGCGCTCGCCTCATGGACCGAACTCCGCCGCGACACCATCCTCTATGTCAAACAGAGTTATACCGGCGGCGGCAGCGTGTCGGTCCCGCCTGAGAAACCCGAAATCCCGGGCTACGTCGAACCGGTCCCCGAGGCCTACCACCGCCTCGGAGCCCTCAATGCCATGACCGAAGAAGGACTCTCAGACTTCGGCGTCCTGGACGCCGCCGCAGAGCGGCGGCTCGGCACCCTCGGCGAGGTGATCGACCGGTTCACCGCGCTCTCGGTGAAAGAACTCGAAGGCGTCCCCCTCACCGCCGACGACCACGCCTTCATCAGGGACGCCGCCGAGACCCTCGACGACCTGGTCTCAGACCTCGAGGCCCGGACGACCCTGGTCGCCGACGTGCACTCAGACCCGTACCACGACCTCGTCCTGGAAGAGGGCGTGGGGTACGTCGACCTCATCGTCGTCGCCTGCCCGACCGCCGACGGTGCGGCCACCCTCTGCGCCGGCCCGGTCTTCTCGTACTACGAGTTCACGCACCCGCTCGACGACCGCCTCACTGACAAGGCATGGGTGGAGATGCTCAGGGACGACCCGCCGCCCAGGCCCTGGTGGACCGGCGAGTACGCGGTGGCGGCGCACCCCGTCACCGTCAGATAA
- a CDS encoding geranylgeranylglycerol-phosphate geranylgeranyltransferase encodes MHGYLAITRPVNSVIAGLAGVLGYLIATGTVRPEAALLIGIVALVTAAGNTINDYCDAEIDAVNRPDRPIPSGAVSGRGALIYAALLFTGGVALALVTNPLCLGIAVFNSVLLVLYAVRLKGTPFLGNLAVAYLSSSIFLFGGALAGAEGLLATLPVAGVTLLAMLAREVLKDAEDVEGDRAGGARTLPMLIGVPRSVTLALGFALAAVVLSMLPVFRWWGLPYLLAIGTLNIAVLFRSAGVRGCDTPACVRTSGVTSTLKKGMFLSLLVFTAAAILC; translated from the coding sequence ATGCACGGCTATCTTGCGATCACCCGCCCGGTCAACTCGGTCATCGCCGGCCTCGCCGGGGTGCTCGGCTACCTCATCGCCACCGGCACGGTCAGGCCCGAGGCCGCGCTCCTCATCGGGATCGTCGCCCTCGTCACCGCCGCAGGCAACACCATCAACGACTACTGCGACGCCGAGATCGACGCCGTCAACCGGCCCGACCGTCCCATCCCCTCGGGCGCGGTCTCCGGGCGCGGGGCGCTCATCTATGCCGCCCTTCTCTTTACCGGCGGCGTCGCTCTTGCTCTCGTCACCAACCCCCTCTGCCTGGGGATCGCCGTCTTCAACTCGGTGCTCCTGGTGCTGTACGCGGTGCGCCTCAAGGGCACCCCCTTCCTCGGCAACCTCGCCGTCGCCTACCTCTCGTCGTCCATCTTTCTCTTCGGCGGGGCGCTTGCCGGGGCTGAAGGTCTTCTTGCGACCCTCCCGGTGGCCGGGGTCACCCTCCTCGCCATGCTCGCCCGCGAGGTGCTCAAGGACGCCGAGGATGTCGAGGGCGACCGGGCCGGCGGGGCCAGGACGCTCCCGATGCTCATCGGGGTGCCCCGTTCGGTCACCCTTGCCCTCGGCTTCGCCCTTGCGGCCGTCGTCCTCTCGATGCTCCCGGTCTTTCGCTGGTGGGGCCTCCCGTACCTCCTCGCCATCGGCACCCTCAATATCGCTGTCCTCTTCAGGTCGGCAGGGGTGCGCGGGTGCGACACGCCGGCCTGTGTCCGGACCTCCGGGGTCACCTCGACCCTGAAGAAGGGGATGTTCCTCTCGTTGCTGGTCTTCACCGCAGCCGCCATACTCTGCTGA
- a CDS encoding bactofilin family protein, which produces MKVYQRGDTYIAPKGSFFDGNVHIPGNFIVPPETHIWGRLDVDGCLELGPLSTVGEDVTCGSGVIGRGVRIKGKLSSAGDVTVSDQAVINGVTAQGDIILRPGVRVGEVRSEATIYVCGKIVSTKLTGKNVKVSGN; this is translated from the coding sequence ATGAAGGTCTATCAGCGCGGGGACACCTATATCGCACCAAAGGGCTCTTTTTTTGATGGGAATGTCCACATCCCGGGAAACTTTATCGTCCCGCCTGAAACCCATATCTGGGGCCGGCTCGATGTCGACGGCTGTCTCGAACTCGGGCCGCTCTCGACCGTCGGGGAGGACGTCACCTGCGGCTCAGGAGTTATCGGCCGGGGCGTGCGGATCAAGGGGAAACTCTCCTCGGCAGGCGATGTCACCGTCTCCGACCAGGCCGTGATCAATGGGGTCACCGCGCAGGGGGACATCATCCTCAGGCCAGGGGTGCGGGTCGGCGAGGTGAGGAGCGAGGCCACCATCTATGTCTGCGGCAAGATCGTCTCGACCAAACTTACCGGGAAGAACGTGAAGGTGTCGGGGAACTAG
- a CDS encoding DUF116 domain-containing protein: MASMFFSSPLWTPLVTLIGEITVLIFIGMFVGAVVVMSIATISVRSGHFYFPRLMKSGMVLLEGMIKGICKFFGFDDKDLVTFFIRLHNTMNMKMFGDTPVEKRAIFLPQCLRAGDCPASLTPEGLVCRRCKRCAIGSEIDTFEEMGYRVFIVPGSTFIKRMVKQHRPEAIIGVGCLMEIKEGLELCDKIGLIGMGVITLKDGCVETILDWSDLVEIAEIGLAPTSAPGNN, encoded by the coding sequence ATGGCAAGCATGTTCTTCTCAAGCCCGCTCTGGACCCCGCTGGTGACCCTCATCGGCGAGATCACGGTCCTGATCTTCATCGGAATGTTTGTCGGTGCAGTCGTCGTCATGAGCATTGCCACTATTTCTGTCAGGAGCGGGCATTTTTACTTCCCACGGCTGATGAAAAGTGGGATGGTCCTCCTTGAGGGGATGATCAAGGGGATCTGCAAGTTCTTTGGTTTCGACGACAAGGATCTGGTCACCTTCTTCATCAGGCTCCACAACACCATGAACATGAAGATGTTTGGGGATACGCCGGTGGAAAAAAGGGCAATCTTCCTGCCTCAGTGCCTCAGGGCAGGGGACTGCCCCGCCTCCCTCACCCCGGAGGGGCTGGTCTGCCGCCGGTGCAAGCGGTGTGCAATCGGCTCTGAGATCGACACGTTTGAAGAGATGGGTTACCGGGTCTTCATCGTCCCGGGCTCGACCTTTATCAAGAGGATGGTGAAGCAGCACCGCCCCGAGGCGATCATCGGGGTCGGGTGCCTGATGGAGATCAAAGAAGGGCTCGAACTCTGCGACAAGATCGGCCTCATCGGGATGGGCGTGATCACCCTCAAGGACGGGTGCGTCGAGACCATTCTTGACTGGAGCGACCTTGTCGAGATCGCAGAGATCGGGCTTGCCCCGACGAGTGCTCCAGGAAACAACTGA